A single Pseudomonas brassicacearum DNA region contains:
- a CDS encoding bpX6 domain-containing protein, whose product MSGPDAVTIRRPALSGYQPIEALWFPVERFSEQERARLILTHWQTDARAERFADGDLLRFPKARAMLCEGLAGWPLIRQGRTLCSARLSPEEMQRLAHADVWLVRGTQVNSLHLRDATTLAPGQWIDVSQYALLDTYDCQDVLPEPQADPLAVQTDIREILGDSLAPVSPEREAVMQALLERQRQVATPSAPTARHTPGPANNRQSTDALKNALPGFIGLAVGIGLYWFLSLKGSHLPTATPAAERAKPPRPVDPSTFDLGSVLIWTVIGAALFTLILMAVRAWMRRNGTHSAASNTPPSATANAARPSKPPVPPRASGQPLGPARWRRWLTRLTQNSRLSALYGKRQAAYMQRMLEMFENGDLEEALRHAIPLGGGQGNAGQAFGTPSRRQDLALTQHSGPRTSMLFEVDLETHLRQVYRQSFERLDREGRIEEAVFVLAELLRARQEALDYLEKHQRYQQAADLALAWDMPTSTIVRMLCLAGDWQRALQVARRDNAFADAVILLEKKWPEAAARLRLEWALALTEKGLWLQAVDVIWSLPAEHERATQWLLAAEAAGGSLAIGALVKRAILLPDTLSTYETWVEKLRDDPERVMERATLAQALLTHKAHSPALAWLAAATVRTMICDQAGPHAHLTQNQLQALVKMSKDKLLQADLPGSALPKNRHLNQGLERASTPLSFTAPERGNRTLCDAVPLTDGRYLLALGEAGASVVEASGKTAFHFPVPAQTLVLGHSRQVALALARRGDVWRICKLDLVNRSASDLGVLMLDAFAKHFDGTTWTVGRGSQLRVVDVDRRFETLWHVGDLPGQIGFLRDDERNESVLLDTPHNFQLWHYRLPDRRLLSRESMPVRRQEHSWQVYNAAGRTTEFWIKHAADSDPVLMAYESGTSKGYPLPGLIQAFTDPLHIYSFEQWLVVCYATGDDDARWHFIHRHSDRLCAVLHWPLHEAQLRCVGNEWVIFDHQGRLLHIDTTSSMTRTLSVQ is encoded by the coding sequence AGGCACGCGCCATGCTTTGTGAAGGGCTCGCGGGTTGGCCACTGATCCGCCAAGGCCGAACGCTCTGCTCAGCCCGGTTGAGTCCTGAAGAAATGCAGCGCCTGGCCCACGCCGATGTCTGGCTGGTACGCGGCACGCAGGTCAATTCCCTGCACCTGCGCGACGCCACTACGCTGGCCCCCGGTCAATGGATCGACGTCAGCCAGTACGCGCTACTCGACACTTACGACTGCCAAGACGTATTGCCGGAACCACAAGCCGACCCTCTGGCAGTACAGACCGACATACGGGAAATCCTGGGTGACTCGCTTGCGCCGGTCAGCCCCGAGCGGGAGGCGGTGATGCAAGCCCTGCTGGAGCGCCAGCGTCAGGTCGCCACCCCTAGCGCACCTACGGCGCGTCACACGCCCGGCCCCGCGAACAACCGGCAGAGCACCGACGCGTTGAAAAACGCCCTGCCAGGTTTCATTGGGCTGGCCGTGGGTATTGGCCTTTACTGGTTTCTTTCCCTCAAAGGTTCGCACTTGCCGACCGCTACCCCTGCTGCTGAGAGAGCCAAGCCGCCGCGCCCTGTGGATCCCTCCACATTCGATTTGGGCAGTGTCTTGATCTGGACGGTAATCGGCGCGGCACTCTTCACCCTGATACTGATGGCCGTGCGCGCCTGGATGCGGCGCAATGGCACACACTCGGCAGCAAGCAACACGCCTCCTTCCGCTACCGCCAATGCTGCCCGCCCCTCAAAGCCGCCCGTGCCGCCACGGGCGTCGGGCCAGCCACTTGGCCCGGCCAGGTGGCGGCGCTGGCTGACGCGCCTGACCCAGAATTCACGCTTGTCAGCGCTGTACGGAAAGCGGCAGGCCGCTTATATGCAACGCATGCTGGAAATGTTCGAAAACGGCGATCTGGAAGAAGCACTGCGCCACGCCATTCCGCTGGGCGGCGGCCAGGGCAATGCAGGTCAAGCCTTTGGCACACCTAGCAGGCGCCAGGATCTGGCGCTCACCCAGCATTCAGGGCCGCGCACCAGCATGCTGTTTGAGGTCGATCTTGAAACCCACCTCAGGCAGGTCTACCGGCAGTCCTTTGAGCGACTGGATCGCGAGGGGCGTATCGAGGAAGCCGTGTTTGTCCTGGCCGAACTGTTGAGGGCACGACAGGAAGCGCTCGACTATCTGGAAAAGCACCAGCGCTACCAACAGGCGGCTGACCTTGCGCTGGCCTGGGACATGCCCACCTCGACCATCGTTCGTATGCTGTGCCTGGCCGGGGATTGGCAGCGAGCGTTGCAAGTCGCGCGGCGCGACAACGCGTTCGCCGATGCCGTCATCCTGCTCGAAAAGAAATGGCCGGAAGCCGCCGCGCGCCTGCGTCTGGAATGGGCGCTGGCCCTGACCGAAAAAGGGTTGTGGTTGCAGGCGGTGGACGTGATCTGGAGTCTGCCCGCAGAGCACGAACGCGCCACGCAATGGCTGCTGGCTGCCGAGGCCGCAGGAGGTAGCCTGGCGATCGGCGCGCTGGTGAAACGGGCGATCCTGCTTCCCGACACCCTCTCGACATACGAAACCTGGGTCGAAAAACTGCGCGACGACCCCGAGCGGGTCATGGAGCGCGCCACACTGGCCCAGGCGCTGCTGACGCACAAGGCCCATAGTCCCGCGCTGGCCTGGCTGGCTGCCGCGACCGTACGGACGATGATCTGTGATCAGGCCGGGCCACACGCTCATCTCACCCAGAATCAGCTTCAAGCGCTGGTAAAAATGAGCAAGGACAAACTGCTACAAGCGGACCTGCCTGGCAGCGCCCTGCCCAAGAACAGACATCTCAATCAGGGCCTTGAGCGGGCAAGTACCCCCTTGTCATTCACGGCGCCAGAAAGGGGCAATCGGACGCTGTGCGATGCCGTGCCCCTGACTGACGGACGCTACCTCTTGGCACTGGGCGAAGCTGGCGCATCGGTGGTCGAGGCTAGCGGCAAGACGGCCTTTCACTTTCCGGTGCCCGCTCAGACCCTCGTGCTGGGCCACAGCCGACAGGTCGCGCTGGCGCTGGCGCGTCGCGGCGACGTCTGGCGCATCTGCAAACTGGATCTGGTCAATCGCAGCGCCAGCGATCTGGGCGTGCTGATGCTGGACGCCTTCGCCAAGCATTTCGACGGCACGACCTGGACCGTCGGCCGAGGCTCGCAATTGCGCGTCGTGGATGTGGATCGCCGGTTCGAAACACTCTGGCACGTCGGCGATCTGCCCGGGCAGATTGGCTTCCTTCGGGACGACGAGCGAAACGAATCCGTATTGCTGGACACTCCACACAATTTCCAACTCTGGCATTACCGCCTGCCCGACCGCCGATTGCTCAGCCGCGAATCCATGCCCGTGAGGCGTCAGGAACACAGTTGGCAGGTGTATAACGCGGCAGGCCGGACCACTGAGTTCTGGATCAAGCACGCAGCCGACAGCGATCCCGTGCTGATGGCGTACGAGAGCGGCACGAGCAAGGGCTATCCCTTGCCCGGTCTGATTCAAGCGTTTACCGATCCGTTGCACATCTACTCGTTCGAGCAGTGGCTGGTGGTGTGCTACGCAACCGGCGACGATGACGCACGCTGGCACTTCATCCACCGCCACAGTGACCGGCTATGCGCCGTCCTGCATTGGCCGCTGCATGAAGCGCAGCTGCGTTGCGTGGGCAATGAATGGGTAATTTTCGACCATCAGGGCCGGCTGT